The Mangrovivirga cuniculi genomic sequence TGTTACAGCTCTTTCGTACCTAAAGTCTAATGCAGAGCATCTTAAAATTGATCACAGGCTTTTTAATGAATACGATCTTCATGTTCACGTTCCGGCTGGAGCCGTACCTAAAGATGGTCCTTCAGCAGGTATCACTATGCTCACCTCTCTGGCTTCAATTTACACACAGAGAAAAGTAAAAGATAAGCTCGCCATGACCGGTGAGATTACCTTAAGAGGTAAGGTACTTCCGGTTGGCGGAATAAAAGAAAAGATCCTTGCTGCAGGAAGAGCAGGTATTAAGGAAATCATCATGTGTTCAAAAAACAAAAAGGATCTTAAAGACATAGAACCTGATTATATCAAGAATATTAAATTTCATTTTGTCGATACAGTTGATGAAGTGATCAAGATCGCTTTACTAAAAACTAAAGTTGAAGATCCGATGATCTTTTCATTTGATAAAAACCCAAATTCCAAGACGCAAATATGATCCTGAAAAGGCATCTGATACTATTCATATTAACATTAATTTCATATACAGGGTTTGGTCAGCAAGTAGACCAAACCCAAATGCTTTTATTCCCTTCTTCAGCCAGGGATACAGGACTTGGTAGCCGAACCTTAACTACTACTGATGATGCAAGTGTATGGTTCAGGAATCCTTCGATGAACAATGACTCATCTCAGATCAGAATGGCTCACCTGACTTACGGTGATTACCTGGCTGACATAAAATATGGAACTCTTGCCTACGGACAGGAGATCAGTAAAGGCATTAAGGTCTGGGGAGGATTTCAGTTTCTGGATTACGGTAGTCTTGAAAGAACGACAAATACAGGAATAACAGATGGAGAATTTTCCTCTTCAGCATTTCGAATTTCTGCCGGAGCATCTCATAAAATCGGACTTTTTTCTCTCGGAATGAATATTAATTATGAGTCGTTCAATTTCGATGGATATTCAGAGGGCATAGCTTATCTTGATATCTCAGGAACATATTTTCATCCTGAAAAAGATCTAACTGCAGCATTGAGCATCCAGCAAATCGGTAAATTTGGTAGTGATGCATTTGATAATGATGTCCCACTCAGAATATCAATAGGAACGACATTTAAACCAGAATTCGCTCCCTTTAGGTTCACATTACAAGCGTTTGATTTAAATATTAAAAGGCCGGAGGGATTAGACCCGGAAGGTGAAGATTCCAGTCTGGATAAGGTTTTCTATCATATAAGTGCCGGTGCTGAAATTCTTTTACATAAAAATTTCAACCTTATGGCAGGATATAATTTTAACAGAAGGCAACAATTAAGAACGGATCAGGGAAACGGAGGCGCTGGTCTTTCGTTAGGGTTTAATATGAACCTTAAAGGATTCATGCTTTCCTACTCGCATGGATTCTTTCATCAGGGAGGTGGTGTAAACTACCTTTCATTACAAAAAGATATTTCATCTATATTCAATAAATAAAATTAAGATGTCAAAAAAAGAAATTGCATTAACACCGAAGCAGATCGTAAAAGAACTGGATAAATATATTATCGGACAGTCAAGTGCTAAGAAAAATGTAGCTATTGCTCTTCGTAACCGATGGAGAAGGATGAATACTAAGTCAGAATTGAAAGAGGAAATAATGCCTAATAATATTCTGATGATCGGATCTACCGGAGTCGGTAAAACTGAGATCGCCCGTAGACTTGCCAAACTTGCCGATGCACCATTTGTAAAAGTTGAAGCCAGTAAGTTTACCGAAGTAGGTTACGTAGGACGCGATGTGGAAAGCATGGTCAGGGATCTTGTTGAACAGGCTATTCACATGGTTAAAGTTCAGAAAAAAGAAGAGGTAAGAGAAAAAGCAGAGGGTATTGTTGAAGAAATCATTTTGGATGCATTAATCCCACCAATAAAAAAGACTCCTGCAAGAACCGGATTTCAGTCTGCTAGTGAGACTAATTCATTTGAAAATGAGACAGCTCCTAAAACTGACGAGGAACTTAATGAAAAGACCAGGGAGCGATTCAGAGAAAAAATCCGAAACGGTGAGCTTGATGACAGAAAAATTGATATTGACATTAAAGCACCAAGCAATCCGGGAATAGGAATGATCGGTGGAGGAATGATCGACGAATCTTCAATGATTAACCTTCAGGATATGCTTTCTGGTATGATGCCAAAGAAATCCAAAAAAAGAAAAGTCACCATTGCAGATGCTAAAAAAATCCTATTGGATGAAGAAGCATCCAAGCTGATCGATTTTGAAGAAGTTAAAGAAGAGGCAGTTCAAAAAACGGAGAACACAGGGATAATATTTATTGATGAGATCGATAAAATTGCTGCATCTTCTAATAAGCAGGGAGCTGACGTTAGCCGTGAAGGAGTTCAGCGAGACCTCTTACCGATAGTAGAGGGAAGTTCGGTGACTACCAAGCATGGAGTGGTAAATACTGACCATATACTATTTATCTCTGCCGGAGCGTTTCATGTTAGCAAGCCCTCAGATCTTATTCCTGAATTACAGGGACGTTTTCCGATCAGGGTTGAACTGGATAATCTGACTGAAAGTGACTTCCTGAAAATATTATTAGAGCCAAAAAATGCTTTAACTAAACAATACGAAGCGTTATTTGATGCAGAGGAAGTTACTCTAGAGTTTACAGAAGAAGCACTTAAGCAAATTGCAAACATAGCTTTTGAAGTGAATGCTGAAGTTGAAAATATCGGTGCGAGGAGACTCCATACAGTGATGAGTAAACTTTTAAATGACTTTTTATATGAAGTTCCGGACGAAATAGGACCAAATGCAAAACTGATCATTACTGATGATATGGTTAGTGAAAAGCTTGCCGGACTAGTTAAAAATAAGGATCTTAGTCGCTATATCTTATAGTAAAAACTATTCATGCGGCATTTATTAGTCGTTTTATTTTTAATTGGATTTTGCGGATACGCACAAGAAGAAACTGATACATTGTCATCAGACCGCTCAGATTATATTGAGCGGTTTGACGACTATTTATATGTAAAAGGTCTGCTTGGAAATCGCTCTCTGAATGTTACTCTTGCAACAGAGGACCAGCAGACCATCCAATATCGCCCCAATGGAAATGGATTGATCGGATTCGGAGGCTATGCCTTTGATTTAGCTTTCGAGGTAACTTTCAGGCTGCCGGAAAGAGAGGATGGAGATAACGCAAGGCTTTATGGCAATACTGACTACAGCGATTTTCAGGTTAATTTGTATGGCACCCAGTTTGGTGTTGATTTTTATTTACAAAAATACCAGGGCTTTTACATTTCTAATGCCTCTCAGATCAACCAGAACTGGCAAAACGGTGACCCCCATCCCCAACGTTCAGATCTTTCTGTGAGAAATGTAAGCTTTACAGGATTCTGGATTGAGAATAGCGAAAAATTCTCTTTTAAATCAAGTTTTAACCAGACTGAGAGACAAAAAAAATCTGCGGGATCTTTTCTAATAGGATCTACAATGAGCGACATAAAAGTAGAGGCGGATTCCGCAATAAACACCATTCCTGACAACGATTTTAACCCAACTGTAAGATATTCAGGAGGTAAGTTTACAACTCTGACTGTAATGCCAGGGTATACCCATAATTTCATTTTGAAGCAATTATTTCTCAACACCACACTTGCCGCCGGCATAGGGCTTCAGTGGCAAAAATATCCTTTTGAAGGTAAGCAAGTCAGGAATACTCAGATCAGAGCTGCATTAAATGGCCGTCTCTCGTTTGGATACAATGGTGACAAGGTATTTACCGGAACATCAATAGTTTTTCAAAATGCCAATGCCAATACAAGAAATGTCAATTTAAATGTCAGTGCCTGGAATTTTAAATTGTTTCTGGGATACCGAATTAAAGAATTCGGGATTTTCAAAAAGGATCTAATGCCATTCTAAAGCTGGCGGATCTCTTTTCCTTTATTTTTGGGATAATCAAAAAATTCGAAACGGGCCTTACCAGGTGCTGCTTCTGACCAGTCTCTTATACTTAAAGCAACAACCAGCACCCCGGCTGTCGGTATGTTGTCGATATCCAGTCCCAGGCTATCTGCAACACTATTCAGTCCCGGATTATGACCAACAATCATTAAAACATTTTCCTTTCCATTTTTTCGAATTACCTCCCAGATTGTTGATGTTGAGGCATGATAAAGATCTTTTTCCCATTGTATGTCATTTTTATCAAACTCCATATTCTCACATGCTTTAATTGAGGTGGCTGCTGCCCTTGCTGCTGGGCTTGAAATAACTTGTCTGGGCACCATCCCTAAAAGTCTTAATCGTTTTCCCATTTCAGGGGCATCATTTTTACCCCTTTTGTTTAAAGGTCTGTCAAAATCATCCATATAAGGGTCTTCCCAGGAAGATTTTGCATGTCGCATCAAAATGAGTGTTTTCATACGGAAGTATTTAATACTTAATTTATCAAATAAGTACCGTTTAAATAAGTCCGGATTCAAAATAGTTTCATATAAAATCATTAGATATAACCCTGAAAAAGGTCTTTTTTTATTCACCTTGGATATCATAGATTAGGTCTTGGCATTTGATTATATTTAATAGGTAACCAAAAAAATCAATCTACATGAAAATCACATACTACGGTCAATCTTGTTTTATGATGGAAACAGCTGAGAAATCAGTATTATTTGATCCTTTCATCACTCCTAATGAACTTGCTAAAGACATTGATGTGTCATCTATCAATCCTGATTTCATTTTAATAAGTCATGGTCACCAGGACCACATTGCTGATGCAGTTGATATCGCCAAGCGATCAGGAGCAAAGGTGGTTTCCAACTTTGAAATCATATCGTGGCTCGAAGATCAGGGAATTGAAAATGGTCATCCGATGAATCACGGGGGAAACTGGGAATTTGAATTTGGCAAAGTGAAATATGTAAACGCCATTCATTCTTCAGTATTACCGGATGGTACCTATGGTGGAAATCCGGGAGGATTTATTGTCGAATCAGATGGTTACTCAATTTATTTTGCCGGAGATACTGCCCTCCATATGGATATGCAATTGATTCCTCAATTCACCAATCTGGATCTGGCCATCATGCCTATCGGAGATAACTTTACTATGGGAGTAGACGATGCAGTAGTAGCGTCAGATTTTGTGAAATGTGATAAAGTTCTGGGAGTCCACTATGACACATTCCCTTATATTGAAATAGATCACGATGAAGCAGTAAAAAAATTCAAAGAAGCAGGGAAAGAATTAATACTTCTTGATATCGGTTCTTCAATGGATATTTAAATATAAAAACCGGGATTTAAATCCCGGTTTTCTATTATAATCTTTTATTTACAGCCACGATCCATCTATCCGGAATCACTCCTTGCCCGGCTTGTTCGTAATCTTTATAGCTGCATGGGATAACACAGGTTTTGTTTATACCAATGTCCCATTTATTAATCTCCTCATCCTCTTTGGTTAACGGAACCTCCATCCACCAGCGATCTGTAAATTTACTCTTATAAAAAACCATTTGGTCCGGTTCTCCCCAATTGGCACTACAAACTTTAAATAATCATTTGTCTTAAAGTTTTGCTCCTCTTTTCGATTTATCACGCCTTCAATAAAATACCAGATCATCACAGCCGAAACCATTGCACTCTTCATATTTTTATCGTCTTCAGAAGGATCATAACCATAAAATCCGACACTACTTAGTTTTTCATTTAACCCAGCATACCAACAAACCTGGCATGCTTCCTCACCTGTCAGACCAAAAGGCTGAGCATTATTTACACCGGGAAAGTCTGCAGATTTAATTGCTGTCAGATCGAATGACATCATATCCGCTTCCCTGACTATTGGCTCGATCTCTTTAATGTCACTTCTTAAATACCCAAGTCGGAAAGTATCGAAATGCAACTTTTCAAGTGTATTCAATAATGTCTGATCAATCAAATAAGATTGATACCCCAGGAGAGTGAAGTTGAAAAGGTAATTTGGTTCATGAATTACTATATTTTGAATATGACGATGCTCAGAAGCCTGTTCTTTATCTCCGGACATATCTACAGTCCGATCTATCGCACAAACACTTATTAGTTTTTCCAGCCCCTCATAAGATTGATATTGACCATAATCAAGGTCATGACTCCCTCCTATAAAAACAGGAAGAATATTATTTTCTATTAAAACTCTGCCAACTTCACTAAGACGCTGGCTAGTTTCATCATAGGATTGGCCATTTCTAAGATTTCCAAGATCCATAATGCTATATGGGCCAGCTCCCTTTTTCAGGTTATACAGCTTCTTGCGAATTTCATCAGCGGCGGTTGCTATGCTACCAGAATTCTCAGCACCCCGGTTTTCTGTTAGCCCTATTAAGGCTATCGTACAATCATCAGGTAATTCAGCTTTTCCGTTATTAATGGTTAACTGAAAAAAGAATGAACTTCTGTCACTGATGTTTTCGTATAAAGATTCTGATACCGGATCAAAAAATAGACTGAGGTCTGTCATTATGAAACATTTTAATTTAGGCGTAAAATAAAAAAAGGAACTCCATATTTGAAGTTCCTTTAAATTTATTTTTTTGTGAGATTACCCTCCGAAGTCATCAAATCTGATATTTTCCTTCGGTACGCCCAACTCATCCAGCATCTTTAATACTGCTGCGTTCATCAAAGGAGGACCGCAAAGGTAATACTCAATTTCTTCAGGCTCAGGATGATCAGCCAGGTAATTATCATACAATACCTGGTGTATAAACCCTACATAACCATCTCCTTCGCTATCATGAAGATCTTTTTTGATTTTCCAGTTATCTTCTTCCATTGGTTCACTTAAGCCAATATAGAATTTAAAGTTAGGGAAATCATCTTCGATCTTTTCGAAGTGATCGAGATAGAAAAGCTCCCTTTTTGATCTACCTCCGTACCAGTAAGAAACTTTTCTGTCAGTTTTCTCAGTATGGAAGAGATGGAAGATATGAGATCTTAGTGGAGCCATACCAGCACCACCACCAATATAAATCATTTCAGCATCAGACTCATTGATAAAGAACTCACCATATGGTCCTGAAATAGTTACTTTATCACCAGGTACTCTTGAGAAAACATATGAAGAACAAATACCTGGATTCACATCCATCCATTTGTTGTTTTCTCGATCCCAAGGTGGAGTAGCGATACGGATGTTCAACATAATAATGTTTCCTTCCGCCGGGTGGTTAGCCATAGAATAAGCACGGAAAATCGGCTCATCATTTTTCATGACAAGATCCCATAAACCGAATTTATCCCAGTCACCTTTATACACATCGTCTTTGTGTCCAAGCTCAGGGTGAGGTGTAATATCCATATCTTTGAAGTCCACAGTAATTTCCGGAACATCGATCTGAATATATCCACCAGATTTAAAGTCAAGATTTTCTCCTTCTGGAAGCTTAACTTTAAATTCCTTAATAAATGTTGATACATTGTAATTGGAAACAACTTCGCACTCCCACTTCTTAATACCAAAGATTTCTTCAGGAACACGAATATGCATATCTTCCTTCACCTTAACCTGGCAGGAAAGTCTAACATTTTCTTTTTTCTCAGATCGAGAAAGGTGTCCTTCTTCAGTAGGAAGTACGTCTCCGCCACCATCTTCTACTACACATTTACACATGGCACAAGTACCTCCACCACCACATGCAGACGGTAAAAAGATCTTCTGAGATGATAATGTAGATAGAAGAGTTCCACCTGCTGAGGTTACGATCGGATTTTCCTCGTCACCATTTACGTAAATCTTAACATCACCTTGCTGCACTAATTTTGATTGTGCAAAAAGCAAAATCAGCACTAGTGCCGAGATTACTAGGGTAAATGCTACAATTGAAACAATAATTGTCGTTGAAAACATTTATCTGACTATTTTACTGATAATTTTTTCTTTAACTCTATTCAGGCCACAAATATATCATTAATTCTTTATTCCATGTAGTAGATAAATATGATTTTTACTACATAGCCTTATCAATATTCAAAAAGTTTAACTACTCAGGCAAAAAGTTGTTTCCAGGTACCCTTATAAAAGTTATATTTAAAGGTAGATCTGGCTGCTGTCAACCAGTATTTATTAAAGTTAACGGCAAAACTTGGCTGCATATAACAGTTAATTACACACCCTTCACATTCCGGTAATCGACCTTCCATCATCAAAACTTTTTGGATTTCTTCACTTTTATAGAGATCGTAAAGATTATTATCGATTGGCCATTTATCAATTGCAGAATGATAACAGGGACCAACTAATTCATTAAAAGGCGAAATTACAACAGTCGATGATCCCGCTTTACACACCGGATGATCAATATGATTCCCCCCGTTTAAACGTAAATCGAGAAAGGCCTCATTTATATAGATAAGTTTTTCTTTTCCCCAGCTTCTTAAAATGATAACTGCTCTTTATTAAAAGTGGCACAATTAATATCATTATAATCAAATGCCGGGTTAAGGATCAATACCAACCCATTTGGTAAAGAAATATTATTATAGATCCTTTCAATTTCATTTAAATTTTCGGGAAAAACTGTCATCAATATATCCGGTCGCTCATTATTTTCCTTAGCTATTGAAATTGAATCGAGAATTTTATCGTAACAATTAACTCTTCTTGCCTGGTTATGCTTTTCCTTAGATTCGAAGTCAAGAGAAAAATGCAGCATATCAACTACTCCTTTTAATTCCGTATATTTTTTTGGATAAAGCAGCCCATTGGTAGTAAGAGTAGTTATAAAACCATAATGCTTAGCCAGAGATAGAAGTTCTCCAATCTCCCGATGAAGCAAAGGTTCTCCGCCTGTAAAATCGATTACTCTAACTCCCAGCTTTTTTAACGCTTTAAAATTGGATTCTGCGTCCTCTAATGAAATGTAAGGAGAAGGTTTTTCCCATATATCGCAAAAACTACAAGATGCATTACATCTATAGGTAACATAGTAATTGCATAATACCGGTTTTTTCCTTAGCAACATGAAAGTAAAATTAAAACAGAACCCTATAGGAAATCGGAATATGAAGACAAATTTTATTAACAATAGGGTTAAAACATTACATAATTATTCAGGAAAATTGATTTTAGGATAATAGGACAA encodes the following:
- a CDS encoding DUF4421 family protein, with translation MRHLLVVLFLIGFCGYAQEETDTLSSDRSDYIERFDDYLYVKGLLGNRSLNVTLATEDQQTIQYRPNGNGLIGFGGYAFDLAFEVTFRLPEREDGDNARLYGNTDYSDFQVNLYGTQFGVDFYLQKYQGFYISNASQINQNWQNGDPHPQRSDLSVRNVSFTGFWIENSEKFSFKSSFNQTERQKKSAGSFLIGSTMSDIKVEADSAINTIPDNDFNPTVRYSGGKFTTLTVMPGYTHNFILKQLFLNTTLAAGIGLQWQKYPFEGKQVRNTQIRAALNGRLSFGYNGDKVFTGTSIVFQNANANTRNVNLNVSAWNFKLFLGYRIKEFGIFKKDLMPF
- a CDS encoding PorV/PorQ family protein, which produces MILKRHLILFILTLISYTGFGQQVDQTQMLLFPSSARDTGLGSRTLTTTDDASVWFRNPSMNNDSSQIRMAHLTYGDYLADIKYGTLAYGQEISKGIKVWGGFQFLDYGSLERTTNTGITDGEFSSSAFRISAGASHKIGLFSLGMNINYESFNFDGYSEGIAYLDISGTYFHPEKDLTAALSIQQIGKFGSDAFDNDVPLRISIGTTFKPEFAPFRFTLQAFDLNIKRPEGLDPEGEDSSLDKVFYHISAGAEILLHKNFNLMAGYNFNRRQQLRTDQGNGGAGLSLGFNMNLKGFMLSYSHGFFHQGGGVNYLSLQKDISSIFNK
- the nqrF gene encoding NADH:ubiquinone reductase (Na(+)-transporting) subunit F, with product MFSTTIIVSIVAFTLVISALVLILLFAQSKLVQQGDVKIYVNGDEENPIVTSAGGTLLSTLSSQKIFLPSACGGGGTCAMCKCVVEDGGGDVLPTEEGHLSRSEKKENVRLSCQVKVKEDMHIRVPEEIFGIKKWECEVVSNYNVSTFIKEFKVKLPEGENLDFKSGGYIQIDVPEITVDFKDMDITPHPELGHKDDVYKGDWDKFGLWDLVMKNDEPIFRAYSMANHPAEGNIIMLNIRIATPPWDRENNKWMDVNPGICSSYVFSRVPGDKVTISGPYGEFFINESDAEMIYIGGGAGMAPLRSHIFHLFHTEKTDRKVSYWYGGRSKRELFYLDHFEKIEDDFPNFKFYIGLSEPMEEDNWKIKKDLHDSEGDGYVGFIHQVLYDNYLADHPEPEEIEYYLCGPPLMNAAVLKMLDELGVPKENIRFDDFGG
- a CDS encoding metal-dependent hydrolase, with the translated sequence MKITYYGQSCFMMETAEKSVLFDPFITPNELAKDIDVSSINPDFILISHGHQDHIADAVDIAKRSGAKVVSNFEIISWLEDQGIENGHPMNHGGNWEFEFGKVKYVNAIHSSVLPDGTYGGNPGGFIVESDGYSIYFAGDTALHMDMQLIPQFTNLDLAIMPIGDNFTMGVDDAVVASDFVKCDKVLGVHYDTFPYIEIDHDEAVKKFKEAGKELILLDIGSSMDI
- a CDS encoding formimidoylglutamase; this encodes MTDLSLFFDPVSESLYENISDRSSFFFQLTINNGKAELPDDCTIALIGLTENRGAENSGSIATAADEIRKKLYNLKKGAGPYSIMDLGNLRNGQSYDETSQRLSEVGRVLIENNILPVFIGGSHDLDYGQYQSYEGLEKLISVCAIDRTVDMSGDKEQASEHRHIQNIVIHEPNYLFNFTLLGYQSYLIDQTLLNTLEKLHFDTFRLGYLRSDIKEIEPIVREADMMSFDLTAIKSADFPGVNNAQPFGLTGEEACQVCWYAGLNEKLSSVGFYGYDPSEDDKNMKSAMVSAVMIWYFIEGVINRKEEQNFKTNDYLKFVVPIGENRTKWFFIRVNLQIAGGWRFR
- the hslU gene encoding ATP-dependent protease ATPase subunit HslU; the encoded protein is MSKKEIALTPKQIVKELDKYIIGQSSAKKNVAIALRNRWRRMNTKSELKEEIMPNNILMIGSTGVGKTEIARRLAKLADAPFVKVEASKFTEVGYVGRDVESMVRDLVEQAIHMVKVQKKEEVREKAEGIVEEIILDALIPPIKKTPARTGFQSASETNSFENETAPKTDEELNEKTRERFREKIRNGELDDRKIDIDIKAPSNPGIGMIGGGMIDESSMINLQDMLSGMMPKKSKKRKVTIADAKKILLDEEASKLIDFEEVKEEAVQKTENTGIIFIDEIDKIAASSNKQGADVSREGVQRDLLPIVEGSSVTTKHGVVNTDHILFISAGAFHVSKPSDLIPELQGRFPIRVELDNLTESDFLKILLEPKNALTKQYEALFDAEEVTLEFTEEALKQIANIAFEVNAEVENIGARRLHTVMSKLLNDFLYEVPDEIGPNAKLIITDDMVSEKLAGLVKNKDLSRYIL
- a CDS encoding SixA phosphatase family protein; the encoded protein is MKTLILMRHAKSSWEDPYMDDFDRPLNKRGKNDAPEMGKRLRLLGMVPRQVISSPAARAAATSIKACENMEFDKNDIQWEKDLYHASTSTIWEVIRKNGKENVLMIVGHNPGLNSVADSLGLDIDNIPTAGVLVVALSIRDWSEAAPGKARFEFFDYPKNKGKEIRQL